One Sediminicola sp. YIK13 DNA segment encodes these proteins:
- a CDS encoding DUF5687 family protein: protein MFKHFINLQWKSFIRSASFKTNVAFKILMAFGALYFIAIFLFLGVGVFYIIEKAEIGDPLVIVNKYMIYYLGMDLFIRYMMQKMPIINIKPLLYLPFKKQQVVNYSLGKAVVSFFNIAHAFFFIPFSIVLLIEGYNPIGVIGWHLGMLALIYSNNFINILANNKDSVFYPAATILAVLGGCQYFNLFDITVFTAPFFDALYNLPWMALLPWALLIGLYMAAYTYFKKHMYLDAGLAIKQAEAKTEDLNWLNRFGNLGTFLKNDIKLIKRNKRSRTSVIMSFFFIFYGFLFFTGSLEMYENPVWKIFAGIFISGGFLFSFGQFVPSWDSSYYPLMMSQNIQYREYLDSKWYLIVIATLISTVIASFYLYFGLDAYLAVLVGAVYNIGVNSYLVLWGGAYIKTPIDLTSNKKAFGDKQAFNAKTLLLTLPKLLLPLGFYALGHYTINPTAGYIFVALAGILGYAFKNPVFKMIEGIYKKEKYKTLLAYKQTN from the coding sequence ATGTTTAAGCACTTTATCAACCTCCAATGGAAATCGTTCATCAGGTCTGCTTCCTTCAAGACCAATGTGGCCTTTAAAATTCTTATGGCCTTTGGAGCCCTCTACTTTATTGCGATATTTTTATTTTTGGGGGTAGGAGTATTTTATATCATCGAAAAAGCAGAAATAGGAGATCCGTTGGTTATCGTAAACAAATATATGATCTACTATTTGGGGATGGATCTTTTTATCAGGTATATGATGCAAAAAATGCCCATTATCAATATAAAACCTTTGTTGTATCTGCCTTTTAAAAAACAACAAGTGGTAAATTATTCCTTGGGAAAGGCAGTGGTTTCCTTTTTCAATATAGCGCATGCTTTTTTCTTTATACCTTTTTCCATTGTGCTTTTGATCGAAGGGTATAATCCTATTGGGGTTATCGGTTGGCATTTGGGAATGTTGGCCCTCATTTACAGTAATAACTTCATCAATATTTTAGCCAACAATAAGGATAGCGTTTTCTATCCAGCAGCCACTATTTTGGCAGTTTTGGGAGGATGCCAGTATTTTAACCTTTTTGACATAACGGTTTTTACCGCTCCCTTTTTTGATGCCCTGTACAACCTGCCGTGGATGGCCCTTCTTCCTTGGGCATTGTTAATAGGTCTTTATATGGCGGCCTACACTTATTTTAAAAAACATATGTACTTGGATGCAGGTCTGGCCATTAAACAGGCCGAAGCCAAGACCGAGGATCTGAACTGGCTGAACCGTTTCGGAAATTTAGGGACATTTTTGAAAAACGATATCAAACTGATCAAGCGCAACAAGCGTTCAAGAACCTCGGTGATCATGAGCTTTTTCTTTATTTTTTACGGCTTCCTTTTCTTTACGGGATCTTTAGAGATGTATGAAAACCCAGTTTGGAAGATTTTTGCAGGAATTTTTATTTCAGGGGGCTTCCTATTTAGTTTTGGGCAGTTTGTACCCAGTTGGGACAGTTCCTATTATCCCCTGATGATGAGCCAAAACATACAATATCGTGAATACCTAGATTCTAAATGGTATCTTATAGTCATTGCGACGCTTATAAGCACGGTTATAGCATCCTTTTACCTCTATTTTGGCTTAGATGCCTACCTAGCGGTTTTGGTAGGGGCCGTATACAACATTGGCGTAAATTCTTATCTGGTACTTTGGGGTGGGGCCTATATAAAAACGCCCATTGATCTCACCTCCAACAAAAAAGCTTTTGGGGACAAACAGGCGTTCAATGCCAAAACACTCTTGTTGACGCTGCCTAAATTATTGTTGCCTTTGGGATTTTATGCTTTGGGCCATTATACGATCAACCCTACGGCTGGCTATATTTTTGTAGCCCTAGCCGGGATTTTGGGATATGCCTTTAAAAACCCTGTGTTTAAAATGATAGAGGGTATCTATAAAAAGGAAAAATACAAGACCCTTTTGGCCTACAAACAAACCAACTAA
- a CDS encoding PadR family transcriptional regulator, translating into MGNAKLYKGSLNTIILKLLEKQGKMYGYEITQKVKELTKGELQITEGALYPALHKLEAEGLLDVEVAKVDNRLRKYYKLTEAGVKETKNRLAELEEFIRSMQHLVNPNWSIN; encoded by the coding sequence ATGGGAAATGCCAAATTGTATAAGGGAAGTTTAAACACCATCATTTTAAAATTGCTGGAAAAGCAGGGTAAAATGTACGGATACGAGATTACCCAAAAAGTCAAGGAATTGACCAAAGGGGAGCTTCAGATCACGGAAGGGGCACTTTATCCTGCCTTGCACAAACTGGAGGCAGAAGGGTTATTGGATGTTGAGGTGGCCAAAGTGGACAACCGCTTGCGCAAGTACTATAAGCTAACAGAGGCCGGGGTAAAAGAAACCAAGAATAGATTGGCGGAGCTGGAAGAATTTATTAGGAGCATGCAACACTTGGTGAATCCTAATTGGAGCATTAATTAA
- a CDS encoding ABC transporter ATP-binding protein, with protein sequence MITVQQLTKTYGSATVLNIPHLEISKGQSFGLVGNNGAGKTTLFSLLLDLIQPTTGQIVNHEVQVDKSEAWKPFTSAFIDETFLIGYLTPEEYFYFIGELRGQNKADVNALLTGFEDFFHGEILGQKKYLRDLSKGNQKKVGIVATFIGNPEVIILDEPFANLDPTTQIRLKGIIKELTANRDVTVLISSHDLIHVTEVAERIVVLHKGEIVNDIKTSTETLKELETFFAG encoded by the coding sequence ATGATAACAGTACAACAACTTACAAAAACATACGGTTCAGCTACCGTTTTGAATATACCACATTTAGAAATCTCTAAAGGCCAGAGTTTTGGCCTTGTAGGAAATAACGGAGCAGGGAAAACTACCCTTTTCAGCTTGTTATTGGACCTCATACAACCCACAACAGGTCAGATTGTAAATCACGAGGTTCAGGTGGATAAGAGCGAAGCATGGAAGCCCTTTACCTCCGCATTTATCGACGAAACCTTTTTAATTGGGTATCTGACCCCAGAAGAATACTTTTATTTCATTGGGGAATTGAGAGGGCAGAACAAAGCCGATGTCAATGCCCTTTTAACCGGGTTCGAGGACTTTTTCCATGGAGAAATATTGGGTCAAAAGAAGTACCTAAGAGATTTGAGCAAAGGGAACCAAAAAAAGGTAGGTATTGTGGCCACATTTATCGGCAATCCAGAAGTCATCATCTTGGACGAACCTTTTGCCAACTTGGATCCTACCACACAGATCCGCCTAAAAGGAATCATTAAAGAACTGACTGCAAATAGAGACGTTACCGTTTTGATATCTAGTCATGATCTTATTCATGTTACCGAAGTTGCAGAACGTATCGTAGTACTTCACAAAGGGGAAATCGTCAACGATATTAAAACCTCCACGGAAACTTTAAAGGAGTTGGAAACCTTCTTCGCGGGGTAG
- the porW gene encoding type IX secretion system periplasmic lipoprotein PorW/SprE, which translates to MKLRFKLILGVAFGGLLFNACSTKKDAFINRNWHALNTKYNVLYNGNIAFEEGREELNSTYQDNYWEVLPVERLKVTDDIKLDSEDNNPNFLLAEEKASKAIQKHSMDIKDEERNPETDEAFLLLGKSRYFDQRYIPALEAFNYILNKYTESDKLNEATIWREKVHIRLENDDLALKNLKRLLKYERLKDQEYADARAMMAQAYINLKAPDTAIQQLKIASAYTKKNQEKGRYYFIVGQLYNQLGYRDSANYAFDKVIALNRKSPRVYMINAHLQKIKNTEVTPKNKQILFEYLTELEENRENRPFLDKIYRQIAEYHLENQSDSLALAYFNKSIKATRNEPRLNALNYENLAEYNFDKNAYKASGAYYDSTLTNLVVDSKKYRSIKKKLDNLEDVIAYEDVVQYADSVITIYKMPKEKQLAYFEGYIADLKAKEEADIKNEKEKITAGFAAFVDSKGGKENKGKFYFYNITSLGYGKADFKNKWGDRELEDNWRWSSKNIAQQTGQTNADLVDAGTVEAPEITGEQKYSTEYYMGQIPTNPKVIDSLVTERNFANYQLGVIYKEKFKENLLAANKFNDVLKSNPEERLVLPSKYNLYKIYQETGSPLANGMKQDIIENHADSRYAVILLNPEAVLADASDSPDARYMALYRQYENQNYLQVIAGAEENINRYTGDEIVPKFEILKANAIGRIEGFEAFKEALNYVALNYPNNPEGKKAQAMVEEQLPKLEPKEFSQETETVGTGNWKLVFPFKIRDNEKALQLKEKLEKSIEDLKYRNVVSKDIYNLEDQFVIVHGFRSKDFALGYAELLKNNKEYRIANQNFVILSHNYKIIQVHKNLEEYKKLKLTPKP; encoded by the coding sequence TTGAAGCTTCGTTTTAAACTTATATTGGGTGTTGCCTTTGGTGGACTGCTATTTAACGCATGTTCCACTAAAAAGGATGCCTTTATCAATCGCAATTGGCATGCCCTAAACACCAAGTACAATGTCCTGTACAATGGGAACATTGCCTTTGAAGAAGGCAGGGAAGAGCTCAATTCAACGTATCAGGATAATTATTGGGAAGTGCTGCCAGTGGAACGTTTAAAGGTAACCGATGACATAAAACTAGATTCCGAAGACAATAATCCTAACTTTTTGCTGGCCGAGGAAAAGGCGTCAAAAGCAATTCAAAAACACAGCATGGATATCAAAGATGAGGAGCGCAATCCGGAAACGGACGAGGCTTTTCTTCTTCTTGGTAAATCGAGATATTTCGACCAGCGGTATATCCCTGCCCTAGAAGCTTTCAATTACATCCTGAACAAGTACACCGAGAGCGATAAGCTCAATGAAGCTACCATCTGGAGGGAGAAGGTGCATATCCGGCTGGAAAACGATGATCTCGCCCTTAAAAATTTAAAACGACTTTTAAAATACGAACGGTTAAAAGATCAGGAATATGCTGATGCCAGGGCCATGATGGCGCAGGCTTATATCAATCTAAAGGCTCCTGATACCGCCATTCAACAATTGAAAATTGCTTCTGCCTACACCAAGAAAAACCAGGAAAAAGGCAGGTACTATTTTATCGTTGGCCAACTTTACAATCAATTGGGATACAGGGACAGTGCCAATTATGCTTTTGATAAGGTAATTGCACTGAACAGAAAATCGCCCAGGGTATATATGATCAATGCCCATCTTCAAAAAATAAAAAACACCGAAGTCACGCCTAAGAACAAACAGATCTTGTTCGAATATCTAACGGAACTTGAAGAAAATAGGGAGAACAGGCCCTTTTTGGACAAAATATACCGTCAAATAGCGGAGTATCACCTGGAAAACCAATCGGACAGTTTGGCCTTGGCCTATTTTAATAAATCCATAAAGGCCACTAGGAACGAACCTCGCTTGAATGCCTTGAACTACGAAAATCTGGCAGAATATAATTTTGACAAAAACGCGTATAAGGCCTCAGGAGCCTACTATGACAGTACCCTGACCAACCTAGTTGTAGATTCCAAGAAATATCGCTCCATAAAAAAGAAGCTGGACAATCTGGAAGATGTTATTGCTTACGAGGATGTAGTGCAATATGCAGATAGTGTCATTACCATTTATAAGATGCCAAAAGAGAAACAACTGGCTTATTTTGAAGGGTATATAGCTGACCTGAAGGCCAAAGAGGAAGCGGACATTAAGAATGAAAAGGAAAAGATCACGGCTGGCTTTGCGGCCTTTGTAGATTCCAAAGGGGGCAAAGAGAACAAAGGAAAATTTTATTTCTACAATATCACCAGTTTGGGTTACGGCAAGGCCGACTTCAAAAATAAATGGGGAGATCGCGAGCTGGAAGACAACTGGAGATGGTCCAGTAAAAATATCGCACAACAGACCGGGCAGACCAATGCGGACCTAGTAGATGCCGGGACTGTGGAGGCACCAGAAATCACCGGGGAGCAAAAATATTCTACGGAATATTATATGGGCCAGATTCCCACTAATCCTAAAGTTATAGATAGCCTGGTGACCGAAAGAAATTTTGCCAATTACCAATTAGGGGTCATCTACAAAGAGAAGTTTAAAGAAAACCTATTGGCAGCCAATAAGTTCAATGATGTCTTAAAGTCTAATCCAGAGGAGCGTTTGGTCCTTCCATCCAAATATAATCTGTATAAAATCTACCAGGAAACAGGAAGCCCTTTGGCCAATGGCATGAAGCAGGATATTATTGAAAACCATGCAGATTCTCGCTATGCTGTCATATTGTTAAATCCCGAAGCTGTTTTGGCTGATGCTTCGGATAGTCCCGATGCACGGTATATGGCTTTGTACAGACAGTACGAAAACCAAAATTACTTACAGGTTATAGCTGGAGCGGAAGAAAATATAAACAGATATACAGGGGATGAAATTGTTCCGAAATTTGAAATCCTAAAGGCAAATGCCATAGGAAGGATTGAAGGTTTTGAGGCATTTAAGGAGGCCTTGAACTATGTGGCCCTTAATTACCCCAATAATCCCGAGGGGAAGAAGGCACAGGCCATGGTGGAAGAACAGCTGCCAAAATTGGAGCCCAAAGAATTTTCGCAAGAAACAGAAACTGTTGGTACAGGAAATTGGAAACTGGTATTTCCTTTTAAGATTCGAGACAACGAGAAGGCCCTTCAGCTCAAGGAGAAATTAGAGAAATCCATCGAAGATCTAAAGTACCGAAATGTAGTTTCCAAGGATATCTATAATTTGGAAGATCAGTTTGTGATCGTCCATGGTTTCAGATCCAAGGATTTTGCACTTGGCTATGCCGAGCTTCTCAAAAACAATAAGGAGTACCGAATTGCTAATCAGAATTTTGTAATTTTATCCCACAATTATAAAATCATTCAGGTGCACAAAAACCTGGAGGAATATAAAAAATTGAAATTAACCCCAAAACCCTAG